Proteins from a genomic interval of Pseudomonas asplenii:
- a CDS encoding urease subunit beta, whose protein sequence is MIPGEYQIQPGDIELNAGRRTVSLSVANSGDRPIQVGSHYHFFETNDALTFDRAASRGMRLNIPAGTAVRFEPGQSRDVELVELAGLRRVFGFAGRVMGNLDKEPT, encoded by the coding sequence ATGATTCCTGGTGAATATCAGATCCAGCCTGGCGACATCGAGCTCAATGCCGGTCGCCGTACCGTCAGCCTGAGCGTGGCCAACAGTGGCGACCGGCCGATCCAGGTCGGCTCCCACTACCACTTCTTCGAAACCAACGACGCCCTGACCTTCGACCGCGCCGCCAGCCGCGGCATGCGCCTGAACATCCCGGCCGGCACTGCCGTGCGCTTCGAGCCGGGGCAGAGCCGCGACGTCGAACTGGTGGAACTGGCCGGCTTGCGCCGGGTGTTCGGCTTTGCCGGCAGGGTCATGGGCAACCTGGACAAGGAACCGACATGA
- the ureA gene encoding urease subunit gamma, translated as MDLTPREKDKLLIFTAGLVAERRLARGVKLNYPEAMAYISAALLEGARDGQTVAELMHYGTTLLSREQVMEGIPEMIPEIQVEATFPDGTKLVTVHQPIV; from the coding sequence ATGGACCTGACTCCCCGCGAAAAAGACAAACTGCTGATTTTCACCGCCGGCCTGGTCGCCGAACGACGCCTGGCCCGTGGGGTGAAGCTCAATTACCCGGAGGCGATGGCCTACATCTCGGCGGCCTTGCTCGAAGGCGCTCGCGACGGCCAGACCGTGGCCGAACTGATGCACTACGGCACGACCCTGCTCAGCCGCGAACAGGTGATGGAAGGCATCCCGGAGATGATTCCGGAAATCCAGGTCGAAGCGACCTTCCCCGACGGCACCAAGCTGGTCACCGTCCATCAACCGATTGTCTGA
- a CDS encoding GNAT family N-acetyltransferase: MNAAQLRRVTHESFAHYRQGLIELLLDAVEHGASIGFMADLDARQARAYFDGVQAALDNGGLLLWVVVRNEQVLASVQLQLCQKPNGLNRAEVQKLLVLGEARRHGLGQQLMQAVEQAARAQRRGLLYLDTQAGSDAETFYRALGYTRVGELPDYCTTPDGQHHATAIYFKTLGRPE, translated from the coding sequence ATGAACGCTGCCCAGTTGCGTCGCGTGACCCACGAAAGCTTTGCACATTACCGCCAGGGGCTGATCGAACTGTTGCTCGATGCCGTGGAGCACGGTGCCTCCATCGGCTTCATGGCCGATCTCGACGCACGCCAGGCGCGTGCCTATTTCGACGGTGTGCAGGCGGCCCTGGACAACGGCGGCCTGCTGCTCTGGGTGGTGGTCCGTAACGAACAGGTGCTGGCCAGCGTGCAACTGCAGCTGTGCCAGAAACCCAACGGCCTGAACCGCGCCGAAGTACAGAAGCTGCTGGTGCTCGGCGAGGCCCGTCGCCATGGCCTTGGCCAGCAGTTGATGCAGGCCGTGGAGCAGGCGGCACGCGCGCAGCGACGCGGCCTGTTGTACCTCGACACTCAGGCCGGCTCCGATGCCGAAACCTTCTACCGAGCCCTCGGCTACACCCGGGTAGGCGAACTGCCGGACTACTGCACCACGCCGGACGGCCAGCACCACGCGACCGCCATTTACTTCAAGACTCTGGGACGCCCCGAATGA
- a CDS encoding urease accessory protein UreD produces the protein MNSSATHALFTPHWQAELELGYARFGETTRPICRRHLGPLRVQKHLYAEGPEVCQHIIVHPPGGIAGGDRLAISARVEPGAWAQLTSPGAAKWYRASGPAHQSLRLKVGAGATLEWLPQETIVFSAAQAELDTVIELEGDGRLFYWDMVALGRPASGERFDLGHFQSHLDIRRDGKPLWHERQRILGNDGLLDSPIGLDGQSVFATLLVTGEIDSELLERCRNLPTPVRGDLSQLPGLLVARCLAGQALHARAWLIGLWRLLRPVLLGRDAVPPRIWNT, from the coding sequence TCGGCGAGACCACACGGCCGATCTGCCGCCGCCACCTGGGGCCGCTGCGGGTGCAGAAGCACCTGTATGCCGAAGGCCCCGAGGTCTGCCAGCACATCATCGTCCATCCGCCCGGCGGGATCGCCGGTGGCGACCGTTTGGCGATCAGTGCCCGTGTCGAGCCCGGAGCCTGGGCGCAACTGACCAGTCCTGGCGCCGCCAAGTGGTATCGCGCCAGCGGCCCGGCCCATCAGAGCCTGCGGCTCAAGGTTGGCGCGGGTGCGACACTGGAATGGCTGCCCCAGGAAACCATCGTGTTCAGCGCGGCCCAGGCCGAACTCGACACCGTGATCGAACTCGAGGGCGATGGCCGGCTGTTCTATTGGGACATGGTCGCCCTCGGTCGCCCGGCCAGCGGCGAACGCTTCGACCTTGGGCATTTCCAGTCGCACCTGGACATCCGCCGCGACGGCAAGCCACTCTGGCACGAACGCCAGCGCATCCTCGGCAACGATGGCCTGCTGGACTCGCCGATCGGGCTCGACGGCCAGTCGGTATTCGCTACCTTGCTGGTCACCGGCGAAATCGACAGCGAATTGCTCGAACGTTGCCGCAACCTGCCGACGCCAGTACGCGGTGACCTCAGCCAACTCCCTGGCCTGCTGGTGGCCCGCTGCCTGGCCGGGCAGGCGTTGCATGCCCGGGCCTGGCTGATCGGGCTGTGGCGGTTGTTGCGGCCGGTCCTGCTGGGGCGTGACGCCGTGCCACCGAGGATCTGGAATACATGA
- the ureC gene encoding urease subunit alpha: MKISRQAYADMFGPTVGDKVRLADTELWIEVEKDFTTYGEEVKFGGGKVIRDGMGQGQLLAAEVVDTLITNALIIDHWGIVKADVGLKDGRIAAIGKAGNPDIQPNVNIAIGASTEVIAGEGMILTAGGIDTHIHFICPQQIEEALMSGVTTMIGGGTGPATGTNATTCTSGPWHLARMLQAADAFPMNIGLTGKGNASLPEPLVEQVKAGAIGLKLHEDWGTTPAAIDNCLSVADQYDVQVAIHTDTLNESGFVETTLGAFKGRTIHTYHTEGAGGGHAPDIIKACGFANVLPSSTNPTRPFTRNTIDEHLDMLMVCHHLDPSIAEDVAFAESRIRRETIAAEDILHDLGAFSMISSDSQAMGRVGEVITRTWQTADKMKKQRGPLPGDGEGNSNFRVKRYIAKYTINPAITHGISHEVGSVEVGKWADLVLWRPAFFGVKPTLILKGGAIAASLMGDANASIPTPQPVHYRPMFASFGGSRHATSLTFISQAALEAGLPEQLGLKKRIAVVKGCRDVQKTDLIHNDYLPEIEVDPQTYQVKADGVLLWCEPAEVLPMAQRYFLF, encoded by the coding sequence ATGAAGATTTCCCGACAAGCCTATGCCGACATGTTCGGCCCCACGGTGGGCGACAAGGTCCGTCTGGCCGACACCGAGCTGTGGATCGAAGTGGAGAAGGACTTCACCACCTACGGTGAAGAAGTGAAATTCGGCGGCGGCAAAGTGATCCGCGATGGCATGGGCCAGGGCCAACTGCTGGCTGCCGAGGTGGTCGACACGCTGATCACCAACGCGCTGATCATCGACCACTGGGGCATCGTCAAGGCCGACGTCGGCCTCAAGGACGGGCGCATTGCCGCCATCGGCAAGGCCGGCAACCCGGATATCCAGCCCAACGTGAACATCGCCATCGGCGCCAGCACCGAAGTGATCGCCGGTGAAGGCATGATCCTCACCGCCGGCGGGATCGACACCCACATCCACTTCATCTGCCCGCAGCAGATCGAAGAGGCACTGATGAGCGGCGTCACCACCATGATCGGCGGCGGCACCGGGCCGGCCACCGGCACCAACGCCACCACCTGCACCTCCGGCCCCTGGCACCTGGCGCGCATGCTCCAGGCCGCCGATGCGTTCCCGATGAACATCGGCCTGACCGGCAAGGGCAACGCCAGCCTGCCGGAGCCGCTGGTCGAGCAGGTCAAGGCCGGCGCCATCGGCCTCAAACTGCATGAAGACTGGGGCACCACCCCGGCCGCCATCGACAACTGCCTGAGCGTGGCCGACCAGTACGACGTACAGGTGGCGATCCACACCGACACCCTCAACGAATCCGGTTTCGTCGAAACCACCCTGGGCGCGTTCAAGGGCCGCACCATCCACACCTACCACACCGAAGGTGCCGGCGGCGGCCATGCGCCGGACATTATCAAGGCCTGCGGCTTCGCCAACGTCCTGCCGAGTTCGACCAACCCGACCCGGCCGTTCACCCGCAACACCATCGACGAACACCTGGACATGCTGATGGTCTGCCATCACCTCGACCCGAGCATCGCCGAGGACGTAGCCTTCGCCGAAAGCCGTATCCGCCGCGAGACCATCGCCGCCGAGGACATCCTGCACGACCTCGGCGCGTTCTCGATGATCAGTTCCGACAGCCAGGCCATGGGCCGGGTCGGCGAAGTGATCACCCGCACCTGGCAGACCGCCGACAAGATGAAGAAACAACGCGGGCCTCTGCCGGGCGACGGCGAGGGCAACAGCAACTTCCGGGTCAAGCGCTACATCGCCAAGTACACCATCAACCCGGCGATCACCCACGGCATCAGCCATGAGGTCGGCTCCGTCGAAGTCGGCAAGTGGGCTGACCTGGTGCTCTGGCGCCCGGCGTTCTTCGGCGTCAAGCCGACGCTGATTCTCAAGGGCGGGGCGATTGCCGCCAGCCTGATGGGCGACGCCAACGCCTCGATCCCGACGCCACAGCCAGTGCATTACCGGCCGATGTTCGCCAGTTTTGGTGGCTCGCGGCATGCCACCAGCCTGACTTTCATCAGCCAGGCAGCACTGGAAGCGGGGTTGCCCGAGCAACTCGGGTTGAAGAAGCGGATCGCTGTGGTCAAGGGCTGTCGCGACGTGCAGAAGACCGACCTGATCCACAACGACTACCTGCCCGAGATCGAGGTCGATCCGCAGACCTACCAGGTCAAGGCCGATGGCGTGCTGTTGTGGTGTGAG
- a CDS encoding GNAT family N-acetyltransferase: MSYVLRDALHADLPAIRDIYNDAVLNSTAIWNEQPVDLGNRQAWFSARQAQGYPILVIVDATDSVLGYASFGDWRPFEGFRHTVEHSVYVRHDQRGNGLGPKLMAALIERARKGGKHIMVAAIESGNQASIRLHERQGFVTTGQMPQVGVKFGRWLDLTFMQLCLNPGALPPAIAKE, from the coding sequence ATGTCCTACGTTCTGCGCGATGCCCTGCATGCCGACCTGCCGGCCATTCGCGACATCTACAACGACGCGGTGCTCAACAGCACCGCGATCTGGAACGAGCAGCCCGTTGACCTCGGTAACCGCCAGGCCTGGTTCAGCGCCCGGCAGGCCCAGGGCTACCCGATCCTGGTGATTGTCGATGCCACCGACAGCGTGCTCGGCTACGCCTCCTTCGGTGACTGGCGCCCGTTCGAAGGCTTTCGCCACACCGTGGAGCACTCGGTGTATGTGCGCCACGACCAACGCGGCAACGGCCTGGGGCCAAAGCTGATGGCGGCGCTGATCGAGCGCGCGCGCAAGGGTGGTAAACACATCATGGTCGCCGCGATCGAGAGCGGTAACCAGGCCTCCATTCGCCTGCATGAACGCCAGGGCTTCGTCACCACCGGGCAGATGCCCCAGGTGGGCGTGAAGTTCGGCCGCTGGCTGGACCTGACCTTCATGCAACTGTGCCTGAATCCGGGTGCCCTGCCGCCCGCCATCGCCAAGGAGTAA